The following proteins come from a genomic window of Microbacterium sp. SY138:
- a CDS encoding cell division protein CrgA, translating into MARDRKTEEPAVERAEGDAAPNAVWFKPVMIGFMLLGLAWILVFYISGMQYPIPGLSNWNLAIGLGIALIGFLMTTRWR; encoded by the coding sequence ATGGCACGTGACCGCAAGACTGAAGAACCCGCCGTCGAGCGCGCTGAAGGCGACGCCGCTCCCAACGCCGTGTGGTTCAAGCCGGTGATGATCGGGTTCATGCTCCTGGGTCTCGCCTGGATCCTGGTGTTCTACATCTCCGGCATGCAGTACCCGATCCCGGGTCTCTCCAATTGGAACCTGGCGATCGGACTCGGTATCGCGCTGATCGGATTCCTGATGACCACCCGCTGGCGCTGA